GCGCACGTTTCCCCGCCCGGCCCGTTGTTATCCTCATTTTCGAGATGCCGTTCGCCGCCCGTGCCCTGACCGCCCTGGATTTTCCCCGCATCCGCGACGCCCTCGCCGAGCGCAGTTCCACGTCACTGGGCGCCGAGCGGGCGCGGGCGCTCATGCCCTCAGACGACGGGGGCCGTATCCGGCGCGAACTCGACGAGGTGGAGGACGCCCTCTTCGGGGTGAGCCTTAGCCTCGGCGGCATCCAGGACATCCGCGACCTGTACGGGCGGGCGCAGGAGGGGCGGGTGCTCTCCGGGCAGGAGCTGCTGAACGCCTCCTACTCCCTCGACGGCGCCATGACGGTCAAGCGGGCGATCAACGCCAACTCTCGGGGGCCGCTGCGCGACGTGGCGCTGGGCCTGGGTGACCACAGCGAACTCGTGCGCCGGGTCCTCTCGTCCCTGGACCGCGACGGCGGCGTGCGCGACGACGCCAGCCACCGTCTGCGCGACCTGCGCCGCCGCATCGAGCCGCTGCGGGGCCGCATCCGCGAGAAGCTGGCCGCCACCCTGGACCGCTGGGCAGACGTGCTTCAGGAGCACATCGTCACCATCCGGCGCGACCGCTACGTGCTCCCGGTGCAGGCGAGCCGGGTGGGACAGGTGCAGGGCATCATCGTGGACGCCTCGGCCACCGGGCAGACGTACTTCGTGGAACCGGCGGCGGTCACGCAGCTCAACAACGAACTCGCCCGGTTGATCCTCGACGAGGAGGCGGAAGTCCGGCGCATCCTCACCGAACTCTCCGGGCTGCTCGCGTCCGACCCCGACGTGCCCGTCACCCTCGCCACCATCGGCGAACTCGACCTGATCTCCGCCAAGGCGAGGCTCGCGCGTGAATGGCGCCTGAACCGCCCCGAGCCCACCCAGGGCGGCACCTACGACCTGCGCGAGGCCCGGCACCCGCTGATCGAAAACCCCGTTCCCAACGACATCACGCTCGGCGACACGAAGATGCTCCTGATCACCGGGCCGAACATGGGCGGCAAGACGGCGACCCTCAAGACGCTGGGGCTCGCCGTGCTCATGCACCAGTGTGGCATGTACGTCGCGGCGGCCTCCGCCCGGCTGCCCGTGGTGCGCGACGTGCTGGTGGACATCGGCGACGAGCAGAGCATTGAAGCCAGCCTCTCGACCTTCGCCTCGCACCTCAAGCACCTGCGCTTCGTGCTGCGGCACGCGGCGC
This genomic interval from Deinococcus aerius contains the following:
- a CDS encoding endonuclease MutS2, with the protein product MPFAARALTALDFPRIRDALAERSSTSLGAERARALMPSDDGGRIRRELDEVEDALFGVSLSLGGIQDIRDLYGRAQEGRVLSGQELLNASYSLDGAMTVKRAINANSRGPLRDVALGLGDHSELVRRVLSSLDRDGGVRDDASHRLRDLRRRIEPLRGRIREKLAATLDRWADVLQEHIVTIRRDRYVLPVQASRVGQVQGIIVDASATGQTYFVEPAAVTQLNNELARLILDEEAEVRRILTELSGLLASDPDVPVTLATIGELDLISAKARLAREWRLNRPEPTQGGTYDLREARHPLIENPVPNDITLGDTKMLLITGPNMGGKTATLKTLGLAVLMHQCGMYVAAASARLPVVRDVLVDIGDEQSIEASLSTFASHLKHLRFVLRHAAPDTLVLIDELGSGTDPAEGAALAQSLIETLLGQDARGIITSHLSPLKLFALETPGLKNASMGFDLEALAPTYQLQVGQPGRSYALAIARRMGLPEGVLARAEELLGPDAGLMERMLEGLERERADLASELERATTARRDAEAELGRVRQERETLEARRDEMIAEAAQKAETLYADAIERVRTLRARAQEDSARPRVMQELRELRSAAQKARPAPPPPREERGDPIRVGSAVEVPAYGATGQVLEMRGDDLVVQLGVMKVGVRRRDVRLKPEPKVKSPRPAFAGTSPNTFQGELQLRGLGVEEAVEELRTAITEAQALRETPLRVVHGKGQGVLRRLLRDYLKTDKRVESFHDAEANQGGHGVTIVNVRV